The sequence GCCCCCACCTCGCCCTCGCCTTCTTCACCTTCTCCCGTTGCAACGACCTCCTCTCCTTCTCCGCCGCCGCCCACATCGCCGCCCGCTCACGTCTCCGCCCCGCCGCCCTCCGCCTTCTCAGCTCCGCCGTCCGCCTCTACGATTCCCCGGCGATCTTCGAAACCCTAACCAGGACCTACCGCTCCTTCGACTCTGCCCCCTTCGTCTTCGATCTCCTCATCTTAGCCTATCTCGATGCAAAGAAACTCGATCGTGCGGTCTACATCACCCGGCTTCTCCTATCCCGAGGCATCCATCCCTTGCTGTCTACCTCCAACTCCTTGATCCGATCCGTCGCCAAGCTTAACGGGTCGGATGCGGGTCTCGGACTCTACCAAGAACTATTCGGATCCGATAATCCAAGAGTATCACCCAACGTTCAAATCTTCAACACTCTCTTACTAGCTTTGTACCAAGACCGGCAATCGGATCGGGTGCATGAAATCCGGGTCGAGATGGAGAAGCTTCGGGTGGATCCGAACGTGTTCACGTATAGCATTTTGTTAGCGGGTCTGTGTGAGGATGGTAAGAGGATCCGAGAAGCGAAGGAGTTATGGGACGAGATGGCGGGAAAAGGAATCAAACCTGATATCATGGCCTTCAATGCCATGATCAACGGTTACTGTAAAGCGGGTGAGATGGAAATGGCCGAAGAGTTGCATCGGGATATGGTTTTGAATGGGATTGATGCCACGTGTACGACTTATGAGCATTTGATCAGGGGGCATTGTGAGGTTGGTGATCTCGAGACAGGTATGGTGTTGTACAAGGATATGAAGAGGAAAGGGTTTGGGGCTGGGGTTGAGGTTGTAGATGAGGTGCTTGATGAAATGTGTAAAAGAGATAGGGTTGATGAAGGGTTAGTGATTTTGAGgaaggagatgaagagagaGGGCTTTAGTCCGAGCCGGAGAAGTTACGAGATACTGATCAGAGGTTTTTGTGAGAGAGGGATGATGGAGATAGCAGCGAAGCTTCAGGCGGAGATGGCCGGGCGAGGGTTTGAAGCCGATAAGAAGGTTTATGATGCTTTTGTGGAAGGGTATAGAAGGATTGGCGATGAAGAGAAAGTGATGAGGTTGTGTGATGAGATGAATCACATGATCACATTCAAAGAATCAGTGACTGAAATACATTGAATCATAGTTCTGGTTCATGTATGAGATGAAATTTTGTTGTTCTACAATCCAACTGATGGAGCAAAATGAATGATAAGAAGCAAGAAATTATACAAATGAGAAGAGCAAATAGAAAGAAATAGGAAAAGATAAAACAATATAtgaccattttgttgaggaatCTTGGTTACATATTTACATAGATGCAAGAAGATCTCTCATCTCTGCCACTGAAGGGACGGTCTCATTCGGGTATATTCTTGTGACAAGTTGAACAAAACTTTCGTATTTATCTAGAAACTCTTTCTGCAATGCCAAGATGAAAAAAGTCATTTGATGCTCTAATACTATGTTATTTCGATTGATTCATGCGATCTTCATTGCCATTTATGTTAAGGCAGCATGAGTAACAAATTACATGAACTTACCTCACATCAGCGCGACGAAGTTACACTTTTTAACTCTGAACTATATATGAACTTAAGAATAGTTACTTGAATGCATCGTGTATAAGTTTTAATTTGTTCATTTCTATAGtccatctttttctttatgtctAGCAAAAGTAAACACCTCATGACACATATCAGCTATTATGCTTGAAAGCCTTAAGTGAGCATTGCcaaacaaacaagaaacttCCTATACATGGcatcaaaataagaaaattcaaaataatttttttttgaaaatacctTGCATTTATCCCACAAAGAAGGCAGCAACTCCTCTGATGTTAAATTCTTTTGCAACTTCCTATACATGGCATTGATTGACTTGTCAACCTATCAGAATGAAAAGAGAAATATTAACAATCCCGTTGCGAGGAAGCCATGCATCATAAAGTATATCTCTCTTACAGAAGATAAGCTGGCTTTCAGTGTTTTCCTAAGATCCATTCTCGACAATCCCAGTTGGAAAGGAATCTGTAAGCATAATCCCATCAGTTATTACTGAAGTAAAAGAATATTCACCAAAAGTTGTTAAATCACATTCCACATAGAGCAGTGAAATAAATGTCTGAACAAAAGAGCATATGGTGCACCAATAGTATGGACATACACACACGTGCACACATGCTTGTATATAAATGTATGCATGCACCAAGAAAACACAGCCACGTAGTATTTCGCCTTAGTTTTAAAAAGCCTGCTGATTTCTTATTGCAGTTCTATAAAAGAGAAGGTTCAGTTCAATGTTACAAGGTATAATTATCACTAGAGTAGACGCTTTCTCAACATACAAGGTCGTCTGTACAGCTAGTTTTTCCCCTTTCCATATGGCTAATGTTGTTGGCAATGGAAGTGACTCCTTTAGGTTATGATTATGATAGCAAATATGCAAGACATGGGCTGGAGATAGATTATAGCATTAGAGTGCACTGCAATTCAAAATTGGCAACCAAGTTGGCTAGGTTAAGGTACAGTAATCAAACGCCAAATTGAGAATTTTGAAACAAGTGAGAACTTCTGTTAATACTGAAAGTTAAGTCAAATAAATGACAGACAACTAGCTTACTTTGGTCACTAAGTGGTTATCTGACTCTGAGCTCTAAGCATAAACTCTGATTTATTATGCTGTAAACTTTGTATACTTTTTCAGTAGTGTAGTTCCAAATTTGG comes from Dioscorea cayenensis subsp. rotundata cultivar TDr96_F1 chromosome 15, TDr96_F1_v2_PseudoChromosome.rev07_lg8_w22 25.fasta, whole genome shotgun sequence and encodes:
- the LOC120276806 gene encoding pentatricopeptide repeat-containing protein At2g15980; this translates as MAAISRSKPKRLLSILSSCSSISSSSPHSYDPEADRNETLISTAISILKEHRSRSRWSQLKAILPSTGIPPSAIVRILSALRNRPHLALAFFTFSRCNDLLSFSAAAHIAARSRLRPAALRLLSSAVRLYDSPAIFETLTRTYRSFDSAPFVFDLLILAYLDAKKLDRAVYITRLLLSRGIHPLLSTSNSLIRSVAKLNGSDAGLGLYQELFGSDNPRVSPNVQIFNTLLLALYQDRQSDRVHEIRVEMEKLRVDPNVFTYSILLAGLCEDGKRIREAKELWDEMAGKGIKPDIMAFNAMINGYCKAGEMEMAEELHRDMVLNGIDATCTTYEHLIRGHCEVGDLETGMVLYKDMKRKGFGAGVEVVDEVLDEMCKRDRVDEGLVILRKEMKREGFSPSRRSYEILIRGFCERGMMEIAAKLQAEMAGRGFEADKKVYDAFVEGYRRIGDEEKVMRLCDEMNHMITFKESVTEIH